The DNA window GCAAAGCAATGAAAAAATTAGACACACAAGCCACTTCCTTAATTAAACAAAAATCACTATATCTATATCGAGAAGAAACCATCATTACAGTTATCGGAACCCAAGTCCAAAAGTTTAGACCGAACCCCGAATCCCAGAGCTCGAACCCTTTCTTCCCTCTTGCCCGATCAACAACAAAGGTTGGTAATAAGAGTAATTCCTGTGGCTAAATACTGTGTGTCGAGCGCCACTGCTTGTTCATCCACAAAAGGGGGCAAAAGTGAAGCCATGGAAGAAGTTAATCCTATCTCTATTCGTTATTTCCCTATGCGCAACTCTAATAGGTTGTATTCCCTTCGGAAAACTCAAGCGATGTGCAAAACCCGCCGAGCCTAAGGTATCCAAGCCCAAAGTCTCCAAACCCAAGGCACAAAAGCCACCTGCCGCACCAAAGCATCTTTCCCATTCCCAAAAAACCAAAGCTTTTGGTCATCTTGTCCATGGATTTCGATGCGGATGAGGACGATGAGATTTTCGTCATTTATCAACGAGCTGGGGCGGATCCGATATTCCAATCGACCATCGTTTACTTCGATTGGATCGACGGAGAATACAAAGAGAAGGGTACCGCCGAAAACCCCGGAAGTGCACCAATCTTCATGAAGGCGAGTGCAAAAACCTTTTATAATCCTCCCTCAAAGCAGGTCATGACGAAGTGGACTGCCGGTGGAACCGGAGTTTTTCCACTTGCCCTAATTTTCGCCTTCGATAAGGATGGCATGTATCAAGCCACCCGCCTCGAAGGAGGCGACCAGGGGAGATACCTTCGGCTTGGATGTGGATGGGAATAAGGACATAGTGTTCTTGGAATTGCCACCAAACCGTTCTGGTGGTTTAAACATTAGTTATCCCCCACATCTCTTTCTTATATCCTCAAATACGAAGGAGGCATTGGTAATTCGGTATTTGAAAGAATCAACATAACTCATCAACGAAATTGTCTCCAAAGCCACCCATATTATTTTCCTCTTTAGGAAGTTTCTTTTAAAATAGCTTAAGAGACTTGGAGAAAATGTGACCAAAATCCTAAAAAGCTTGAAATTAAATGGGACACGAATTTGAGGAGGTAGAGATGGCAGTTGTCAAGATCATTCCTTGTTTGGATATGAAGGATGGACGGGTAGTAAAAGGAGTCCACTTTGTCGACTTAAGAGACGCGGGAGATCCAGTAGAAAACGCCTCTTTCTACCAGGAAGAGGGGGCAGATGAGCTTGCTATGCTTGATATTGCAGCAACCGTGGAGGGGAGAAAAACTCGGCTGTCCTGGGTGAAGCAGGTTTTTATGGTTATTGATATCCCGCTAATCGTTGGAGGAGGAATATCTACGCTTGAGGATATGGAAGCGCTCTTTGAGGTAGGAGCAGCCAAAATTTCAGTCAACACGGCTGCTGTTTATCGTCCGCAGCTTGTCAAAGAGGCTTCAGAGCGTTTTGGTAAAGAGAGGATTGTCGTTGCTATCGACGGAAGAAGAAATGAAAAGATGCCATCCGGCTTTGAGGTTATTGTAAGTGGCGGGCAGAAGCCAGTTGGCAAAGATGCAGTTCAGTGGGCAAAGGAATGCGAAGCTCTCGGGGCGGGGGAGATTCTTCTGACCAGCATGGACGGGGACGGAACCCTTGCTGGCTACGATATTCCGTTTACGAGGGCAATTGCTGAGGCTGTATCGGTTCCCATCATCGCTTCGGGCGGAGCCGGCAAGCTCGAACACTTCTATGAAGGCGTTGTCGAAGGGAAAGCTCAGGCCCTTCTTGCTGCCTCAGTTTTTCATTTCCGCACATTTACCGTCCGTCAGGTAAAAGAATATTTGAGGCAGAAGGGAATCGAAGTTAGTCTTCCCTAGTTAGAAGAAATCAGGGTCACGAATCGGTAATTCGGTATTTGAAAAGAATCAAACTAGCTCACCAAATCGTCTGCGAAGGTGAATAACCAAGGTTGCTATTGGCAAAAGTGTCAATGCAGAAATAGACGCCTTCCCGAAGGCGGTTTGGCGCAAAAATCAACTAAATAAAATAAAAGCGGAGCAGACCAGCAAGGATTCTTTTCTTCTATGCTCGAGGTAAGTACATGCGGTGTTGAGAAATGATCGAACTGAAGAATGATCGATTGAAACGAAAATTACATGACTTAAAACGAGCCTTACAGGATGCCTTAACTCCCGATGAGGAAAAGATGGCACTTGAGAGAGCGGAAGTTCTTTTGATGAAAAGACCTCCAATAAAGCGCATTGAGGGGTTAATTAAACGCATCATTAGGCAGAGAGGGGACAAACCAACCAAGGAGAGCATCGAACAAATACAAAATTATGTAACGGAGTTAAATCTCGCTTTTCACCTTTCCGAGGTGAAGGGCTTTGGCATCGAGATAGAGAGAAAGGTGGGAGAGGGCGAAAAGCGGGTGGACATCACCATTTTCAATGGAAAAAATTACTACATTGAAGTCAAGAACATCAATGAACCCAAATATAGTGAACGCGAAAAGAATTTCCTCGATAGTATTCAAGGAAAATTAAGCGAGATTAAGAAGCCTTATTACATCGATTTCTACTTTTACGATTATAGATCATTAGAATATGAGGGTTCATTGATGAGATGCATAAAGGACAGGGCGGAAACAGCCGATGAAGATTCCATTGAGGATGTATATTTCCATTATCCTAACGAATATGAACCGGTGTTGGCTTTTAGCTTCAGGAAAAGTGGGGATTTGAATCATTTGGAATTGTGCTTGTATGGGTCTTCTGAGGAGAAATATTTCTCATGGGTACATAAAAGAAGTGTCATCCGCGGTATTTGGGATGCCGAACAGAAGTTTCCTCAACCGGGAGGGGATAAACTCAACATTTTAGCGGTAAGTCTCGGAGGTTGGGTTGATGTTGATCTGATTAAAGATATGCAAAGTTGGTACTACTATGATAAGCCCGCTTCGAAC is part of the Actinomycetota bacterium genome and encodes:
- the hisF gene encoding imidazole glycerol phosphate synthase subunit HisF; translated protein: MAVVKIIPCLDMKDGRVVKGVHFVDLRDAGDPVENASFYQEEGADELAMLDIAATVEGRKTRLSWVKQVFMVIDIPLIVGGGISTLEDMEALFEVGAAKISVNTAAVYRPQLVKEASERFGKERIVVAIDGRRNEKMPSGFEVIVSGGQKPVGKDAVQWAKECEALGAGEILLTSMDGDGTLAGYDIPFTRAIAEAVSVPIIASGGAGKLEHFYEGVVEGKAQALLAASVFHFRTFTVRQVKEYLRQKGIEVSLP